From Demequina lutea, a single genomic window includes:
- a CDS encoding HAD family hydrolase has translation MTRQEQAAPVTVAAFFDVDNTVIRGASAFHIARGLKQRGYFRTRDILRFGWEQVKYLVLGESQEQMKAVRSEALSIIKGWSVAEMAQIAEEVYDEILAMRVFPETKALIDEHRAQGHQVWFVTASPVEVGRLIARRLRATGALGTVPEHKGGYYTGRLIGDLLHGEAKAVAVRELATRIDLKLDDCFAYGDSMNDAPMLSAVGHPCAINPDSRLRRQAKRLGWPIQDFRGRNPNGRRSIVRASVTGFVWIVIKVIRSIGHTLSSPLRALKRKKDS, from the coding sequence ATGACGCGTCAAGAGCAGGCCGCGCCAGTGACTGTTGCCGCGTTCTTCGATGTGGACAACACCGTCATCCGCGGCGCCAGCGCGTTTCACATCGCGCGAGGCCTCAAGCAGCGAGGCTATTTTCGCACGCGAGATATCCTCCGCTTTGGTTGGGAACAGGTGAAATACCTCGTTCTGGGTGAATCTCAAGAGCAGATGAAGGCCGTGCGTTCCGAGGCGCTGTCGATCATCAAGGGCTGGTCGGTCGCCGAGATGGCCCAGATCGCCGAAGAGGTCTACGACGAAATCCTGGCGATGCGCGTCTTCCCAGAAACCAAGGCCCTCATCGATGAGCACAGGGCTCAGGGCCACCAAGTGTGGTTCGTGACCGCCTCTCCCGTCGAAGTCGGCCGGCTCATCGCCCGCAGGCTGAGGGCCACCGGTGCCCTCGGCACCGTTCCCGAACACAAGGGCGGTTACTACACGGGGCGCCTGATCGGCGACTTGCTTCACGGCGAGGCCAAGGCGGTCGCGGTTCGAGAACTCGCCACCCGCATCGACCTGAAGCTCGACGATTGCTTCGCCTACGGCGACTCGATGAACGATGCGCCGATGCTGTCGGCAGTCGGGCACCCGTGCGCGATTAACCCCGACAGCCGCCTGCGCAGGCAGGCCAAGCGCCTCGGCTGGCCCATCCAGGACTTCAGGGGCCGCAACCCCAATGGCAGGCGCAGCATCGTGCGCGCCTCCGTCACTGGTTTCGTGTGGATCGTCATCAAGGTGATCCGGTCGATCGGGCACACGCTGTCGTCGCCCCTGCGGGCGCTCAAGCGCAAGAAGGACTCTTAG
- a CDS encoding zinc-ribbon domain-containing protein — protein sequence MLSATAVADVPELLSDWDSPDDPAMLAVTTHRTFRFRCANGHHPNVTPQRYLDDGCYICRQRGLRTGPNPDVLEELDESYTPLQDSGVPSLDELWRASEIASQWHPTRNLPLTLKDVGPRSRRAVWWRAQECGHEWLATPGERQKRQRRRCPECRTVLDSLGYHYPDLEAEWADTNPVSAWFVRPTGHTDFVPEWRCSLNPSHRWRMSSVARVNGAGCPECQPSGKSQIELLYFDAAERTFGIASSGRLLTSPTFESRASWRVDIAVPLPEDQLLIIEYDGAYWHSADEKQAVDKRKSVDLLASGAYVVRLREAPLGSLEVINDRYLEIVVYSQAPHPLETLASVREWLDKN from the coding sequence GTGCTTTCCGCCACCGCGGTGGCGGATGTACCGGAACTGCTCTCCGACTGGGATAGTCCTGATGACCCGGCGATGTTGGCTGTCACCACCCACCGCACGTTCCGGTTCCGATGTGCCAACGGGCACCATCCAAACGTCACGCCCCAGAGATACCTCGACGACGGGTGCTACATCTGCAGACAGCGCGGGCTTCGCACGGGACCCAACCCGGACGTTCTCGAGGAACTTGACGAGTCCTACACGCCCCTGCAGGACTCTGGGGTTCCGAGTCTTGACGAATTGTGGCGTGCGTCCGAAATTGCGAGTCAGTGGCACCCGACGCGCAACCTGCCGCTAACCCTGAAAGACGTGGGACCGCGATCGCGCCGGGCTGTGTGGTGGCGCGCACAAGAATGCGGACACGAATGGCTCGCAACTCCCGGTGAGCGCCAGAAGAGGCAGCGGCGCCGTTGTCCCGAGTGCCGGACAGTCCTTGACTCTCTCGGCTACCACTATCCCGATCTTGAGGCCGAATGGGCCGACACCAACCCCGTCAGCGCATGGTTCGTGCGCCCCACCGGCCACACGGACTTTGTCCCTGAGTGGCGATGCTCCCTCAATCCATCCCACCGCTGGCGAATGTCCAGCGTGGCACGAGTTAATGGCGCCGGTTGCCCCGAGTGTCAGCCGTCAGGGAAGTCACAGATCGAACTGCTCTACTTTGACGCCGCAGAGCGGACCTTTGGCATCGCGTCCTCCGGACGACTGCTCACCTCGCCAACCTTCGAGTCTCGCGCAAGTTGGCGTGTTGACATAGCGGTCCCCCTTCCGGAAGACCAACTACTCATCATTGAGTACGACGGAGCGTATTGGCACAGCGCTGACGAGAAGCAGGCAGTCGACAAGCGCAAGTCGGTGGACCTGCTCGCTAGCGGAGCGTATGTCGTGCGACTTCGTGAGGCACCGCTTGGCTCGCTTGAGGTCATCAACGATCGATACCTAGAAATCGTGGTCTACTCGCAGGCACCACACCCACTTGAGACACTCGCGTCCGTTAGGGAGTGGCTGGACAAGAACTAG
- a CDS encoding DEAD/DEAH box helicase: MNILLKPYQETAVERCLKGVSRSAEDWDDSKQTSAVSLAAFTSAGKTIIATALIERLRFGDGAELRANTDFTVLWVTNSPSLNEQTTKKMVATSRLKRDEDLVEIDENLTGSALTPGKVYFLNTQKLAKTASKYQQSESRPVSLEQMIRNTVNHLGTNFLMVIDEAHIGTRKDERGGQPIAYRLMNGANGAGMFPIVLGISATPQRFLDGIKGTGRATHTVEVPVKDIRESGLIKERLLAHVPTDGEYVESKLLRQAVDMWVASDAAWEALHQSDKQTYAAVKPLLLIQVEPGISDGRIGEILADLRKHDERLDGIAVAHSFGEKNDITTGPGRLRHIAPEDIQETSYVRAVLFKDALTTGWDCPRAEVLISLRTANDMTYVKQMIGRMVRTPLAEKIEGHPFLNDVTMYLPHYNLETIEQVRKDLQGDSDDSLTTEIVTRPVDLVLVDAVVGVTSEGVLVEDDTLLGRMRLIKTHKRPRRRRGPIPRLGELARLLESTGLLPNAERSMDRTLAAVMIEAYEADKERIDELVLGSAATKVAVVDLGDGLGGIKDVKAGDLVSEYSVEGFPSGAEAQRRFEEAKRACGAGAALEQVWQQVAGEDPTEARFDDPDAHVESQLIATEVGLIEGTRDTINTAAEAKFDSWVKAHGGKLQFAAKAAFVELMAAAGVSIPVELTWPAVLHGERDSDTLAPDGHIYVRADRQYPVPKPLNPWETGTIAAMATLPGFVGWWRNPTGGDNALGVRYASTTGEERTLYPDFLGIYRDGEGVRFVVFDPHEDFFDGQSRKKWIGLAEYLRAEYNLDDAGNRIVDTAWAIIRPTPEAALQAVDLGDDEVVAMLQDANIDLASQVFGSKGFAIA, translated from the coding sequence ATGAACATCCTCCTAAAGCCCTACCAGGAGACCGCGGTCGAACGCTGCCTCAAAGGCGTCAGCCGATCCGCCGAAGACTGGGACGACTCCAAGCAGACGTCCGCCGTCTCGCTCGCCGCCTTCACCTCTGCAGGTAAGACCATCATCGCCACGGCCCTCATCGAGCGACTGCGGTTCGGCGACGGTGCAGAGTTGCGGGCTAACACCGATTTCACGGTGCTCTGGGTCACGAATTCTCCGTCCCTGAACGAGCAGACCACAAAGAAGATGGTGGCAACCTCGCGGCTCAAACGCGACGAAGACCTGGTCGAAATCGATGAAAACCTCACTGGCTCGGCACTCACGCCCGGCAAGGTGTATTTCCTCAACACCCAGAAGTTGGCAAAGACCGCCTCGAAGTACCAGCAATCCGAGTCACGACCAGTGTCGCTTGAACAGATGATTCGCAACACGGTGAACCACCTGGGTACGAACTTCCTTATGGTCATCGACGAGGCCCACATCGGGACCCGGAAAGACGAACGCGGCGGGCAGCCCATCGCGTATCGGCTCATGAACGGTGCCAACGGCGCCGGCATGTTCCCAATCGTGTTGGGCATTTCCGCCACCCCACAACGATTCCTTGACGGCATCAAGGGGACAGGGCGCGCTACTCACACGGTCGAAGTGCCCGTCAAGGACATTCGCGAGTCGGGACTGATCAAGGAGCGGCTCCTTGCGCACGTTCCAACCGATGGCGAGTACGTCGAATCGAAGTTGCTCAGGCAGGCGGTTGACATGTGGGTCGCGTCGGACGCCGCGTGGGAAGCACTCCACCAGTCGGACAAGCAGACCTACGCCGCCGTTAAACCGCTGCTGCTCATACAGGTCGAGCCGGGCATCAGCGATGGCCGCATCGGCGAGATTCTCGCAGACCTTCGCAAGCACGACGAGCGGCTCGACGGCATCGCAGTGGCTCACTCGTTTGGTGAGAAGAACGACATCACCACCGGGCCCGGCAGGCTGCGCCACATCGCCCCAGAAGACATCCAGGAAACGTCTTATGTCCGGGCTGTTCTGTTCAAGGATGCTCTCACGACCGGCTGGGACTGCCCGCGTGCCGAGGTGCTGATCTCACTGCGCACCGCGAACGACATGACCTACGTCAAGCAGATGATCGGTCGCATGGTGCGCACCCCGCTGGCGGAGAAGATCGAAGGACACCCGTTCCTCAACGACGTCACCATGTACCTACCGCACTACAACCTCGAAACCATTGAACAGGTGCGCAAAGACCTTCAAGGTGACAGTGACGACTCACTCACGACGGAGATAGTTACTCGCCCTGTTGATCTCGTACTAGTCGATGCCGTAGTCGGCGTCACAAGCGAAGGGGTGCTCGTCGAGGACGACACCCTGCTCGGCAGGATGCGACTTATCAAGACTCACAAGCGGCCCAGGCGTCGCCGCGGACCTATACCGCGGCTGGGTGAACTCGCCCGCCTATTGGAGTCGACCGGGCTGCTCCCCAACGCCGAGAGGTCTATGGATCGCACGCTCGCGGCGGTCATGATCGAAGCATACGAAGCCGACAAGGAGCGCATCGACGAATTGGTGCTGGGTAGCGCCGCCACCAAGGTGGCCGTCGTTGACCTTGGTGACGGCCTCGGCGGTATCAAGGACGTAAAGGCCGGAGATCTCGTCAGCGAATACAGCGTGGAGGGCTTCCCCAGCGGAGCCGAGGCACAACGTCGGTTTGAGGAAGCCAAGCGCGCGTGCGGTGCGGGGGCTGCGCTCGAACAAGTGTGGCAACAGGTGGCTGGAGAAGACCCCACCGAAGCGCGCTTCGACGACCCTGACGCACACGTCGAGTCACAACTCATCGCTACCGAGGTCGGTCTCATCGAAGGTACTCGGGACACCATCAACACGGCGGCCGAGGCAAAGTTCGACTCCTGGGTTAAGGCACACGGGGGCAAATTGCAGTTCGCCGCCAAGGCCGCATTCGTCGAACTAATGGCCGCCGCAGGCGTGTCCATCCCCGTGGAACTCACATGGCCAGCGGTGCTGCACGGGGAACGGGACTCGGATACCCTCGCCCCGGACGGCCACATCTATGTCCGAGCCGACCGCCAGTACCCCGTGCCGAAGCCACTGAACCCGTGGGAGACGGGGACAATCGCTGCGATGGCGACCCTTCCCGGCTTCGTCGGATGGTGGCGCAACCCCACCGGAGGCGACAACGCTCTCGGGGTTCGGTATGCCTCAACCACGGGCGAAGAGCGAACGCTCTACCCCGACTTTCTCGGAATCTACCGCGACGGCGAAGGCGTGCGGTTCGTCGTGTTTGACCCCCACGAAGATTTCTTTGACGGCCAGTCGCGAAAGAAGTGGATTGGTCTCGCGGAGTACTTACGCGCGGAGTACAACCTCGACGACGCCGGCAACCGCATCGTCGACACTGCCTGGGCGATCATTCGTCCCACGCCGGAGGCGGCTTTGCAGGCAGTCGACCTCGGAGACGATGAGGTCGTGGCGATGCTCCAAGACGCCAACATCGACCTCGCGAGTCAGGTATTCGGTAGCAAGGGCTTCGCGATCGCGTAG
- a CDS encoding zinc-dependent alcohol dehydrogenase yields MRAARLHSKGNIQVHDEARPELADGMSLVRVTDVGLCGSDLHWFAEGGIGDAQIGQRPLVLGHEIAGVVEAGPLKGAQVAVDPAIPCGHCTLCLQGHRNLCPTVRFAGHGENDGGLREYMTWPTELLHPLPSSITTTEGAVLEPLGVALHALDLSGLRTGSTVAVIGCGPIGLLLVQLALVAGAARVVAVDPLEHRRHAALGYGADLALAPEDLPDHQAVVDAVGPLGVDVAFEVAGVNDAVEQAIAVTMPGGRVVLVGIPEDDRTSFCASAARRKGLTIMMVRRMKEDVYPRGIRLVEQGRVDALSIVTRRFPLDQVEDAFVHASSRSGLKVIVQP; encoded by the coding sequence GTGAGAGCAGCGCGCTTACACAGCAAAGGCAACATCCAGGTGCACGACGAGGCGCGCCCGGAGCTGGCCGACGGGATGTCGCTCGTGCGCGTCACCGACGTGGGACTATGCGGGTCCGACCTGCACTGGTTCGCCGAGGGCGGCATCGGGGACGCTCAAATTGGCCAGCGCCCGCTCGTGTTGGGCCACGAAATCGCAGGAGTAGTCGAGGCTGGCCCTCTCAAGGGGGCGCAGGTCGCAGTCGACCCCGCCATCCCTTGCGGCCACTGCACCTTGTGCCTCCAGGGTCACCGCAACCTTTGCCCGACGGTGCGTTTCGCCGGACACGGCGAGAACGACGGCGGGCTTCGTGAATACATGACGTGGCCGACCGAACTACTACATCCACTTCCCAGCTCCATCACGACGACCGAGGGTGCCGTTCTTGAGCCGCTGGGGGTCGCCCTACACGCGCTCGACCTCAGTGGCCTGCGCACCGGCAGCACGGTTGCCGTCATCGGCTGCGGCCCGATCGGTCTGCTGCTGGTGCAGTTGGCTTTGGTCGCGGGAGCCGCGAGGGTGGTCGCGGTCGACCCGCTCGAGCATCGGCGGCATGCAGCCCTCGGTTACGGCGCGGACCTCGCCCTGGCCCCCGAGGATCTGCCCGATCACCAAGCCGTCGTCGATGCGGTCGGTCCGCTCGGCGTCGACGTCGCCTTCGAGGTCGCCGGTGTGAACGACGCAGTCGAGCAGGCTATCGCCGTGACTATGCCCGGTGGGCGCGTTGTCCTCGTCGGCATACCCGAGGATGACCGAACATCCTTCTGCGCCTCTGCCGCGCGCAGGAAAGGTCTCACCATCATGATGGTGCGCCGGATGAAGGAAGACGTCTACCCACGAGGGATTCGGTTGGTCGAACAGGGCCGAGTGGATGCGTTGTCCATCGTGACCCGCCGCTTCCCGCTCGACCAGGTCGAAGACGCTTTCGTGCACGCCTCGTCGCGCTCCGGCCTGAAGGTCATCGTGCAACCGTAG
- a CDS encoding ApeA N-terminal domain 1-containing protein translates to MTDRDYVQRYEDCVGEWRNADNPDQRWPGVLRRDQAAGWWELTLFHEGESIGEWTHGVALSGETFFGTTSAGPATLLAANKSSEFSRQATGPLKAVKYTSEVWHAFDAILGAHVAHDTRWDSIDVDVPLAWEWFSPTVLEPVRTGLEDQRYESLDCDSDGVAIALWRSTSSTTGRKSTSVEGIGGYSFRKEGGITTEEVAQRLLAIENLHYVLFKEPMSADTWRLSSPDGDDALPQVFKVDGRGATVPMPSLADPYISTDNVDFEAFLPRWIDLHLAAKRWPTVAPPRGHAGWVQTQVVESVNAVEALTREHLQLEGPISKLESEILSLAPQLKSKARRHLKDLLDMHRTTLDKRLTGAALLLGEASAVWLLGDGIGHWATVVARARNDLAHGLPPRGGLADKPTVLIAVLQSVRAVQWLAMLRLAGFDNGRGDSDAELLVDSDGHEVIAHRNSALAHHLHDVRRFRADWQTWEGLTQ, encoded by the coding sequence GTGACCGATCGAGACTACGTCCAACGATACGAAGACTGTGTTGGCGAGTGGCGGAATGCCGACAACCCAGATCAACGCTGGCCCGGCGTATTGCGACGAGACCAAGCGGCCGGCTGGTGGGAGTTGACCCTCTTCCACGAGGGTGAGTCGATCGGCGAATGGACTCACGGGGTGGCGCTCAGCGGGGAGACGTTTTTCGGGACGACGTCTGCGGGTCCGGCCACTCTCCTTGCGGCGAACAAGTCATCCGAGTTCAGCCGCCAGGCAACAGGCCCGTTGAAAGCCGTCAAATACACGTCGGAGGTTTGGCACGCTTTCGATGCGATTCTCGGAGCGCATGTCGCCCATGACACACGGTGGGACTCCATTGATGTCGACGTGCCTCTGGCGTGGGAATGGTTCTCTCCGACTGTCCTCGAGCCTGTTCGCACTGGCTTGGAGGATCAGCGCTACGAATCGCTCGATTGCGACAGCGACGGGGTGGCCATCGCACTCTGGCGTAGCACATCCAGCACCACCGGCCGCAAGTCGACTTCGGTAGAGGGTATCGGCGGCTACTCCTTTCGCAAAGAAGGAGGGATCACGACCGAGGAAGTGGCGCAACGACTTCTCGCCATCGAAAACCTCCATTACGTCCTTTTCAAGGAGCCGATGTCGGCTGACACCTGGCGCCTCTCGAGTCCTGATGGCGACGACGCACTTCCGCAAGTGTTCAAGGTTGATGGACGAGGAGCGACCGTTCCGATGCCGAGCCTCGCCGATCCGTATATCAGCACCGACAACGTGGACTTCGAGGCTTTCTTGCCCCGATGGATCGACTTGCATCTTGCCGCGAAGAGATGGCCCACAGTAGCCCCTCCGCGCGGCCATGCTGGGTGGGTCCAAACCCAAGTCGTCGAAAGCGTGAATGCAGTCGAGGCCCTTACCCGAGAACACCTTCAACTCGAAGGGCCAATATCCAAACTTGAGTCCGAGATTCTCTCTCTTGCGCCGCAGTTGAAGTCCAAGGCAAGACGCCACCTGAAAGACCTGCTGGACATGCACCGCACGACGCTCGACAAGCGGCTGACAGGCGCCGCACTCCTCCTTGGCGAGGCATCAGCCGTATGGCTTCTGGGCGACGGAATAGGCCACTGGGCCACGGTGGTAGCACGCGCCCGAAACGACTTGGCTCATGGCCTGCCGCCACGGGGAGGGCTTGCGGACAAACCCACAGTGCTCATCGCGGTGCTACAGAGTGTGCGCGCAGTTCAGTGGCTCGCGATGCTGCGCTTGGCGGGTTTCGACAACGGTCGCGGGGATAGCGATGCCGAATTGCTCGTGGACTCGGATGGGCACGAGGTAATCGCTCATCGCAATTCCGCCCTCGCTCATCACCTGCACGACGTACGCAGGTTCCGTGCGGACTGGCAGACCTGGGAGGGCCTCACCCAATAG
- a CDS encoding recombinase family protein: MVKQQHDNAKWFGYVRVSTRKQSTDQQFDALLAAGVPLANVYGDVRSGANWDREGLDALRKVLRRGDTLVVVALDRLGRSLSAMVKLLDWIVAEGIELRSLREGIDLSTPTGRMLAGIFASLAEYERELIIERADAAREAARARGLQVGRPKSTTGSQLDKARALLGAGWSRSQVAKELGISRATLYREIPAESA, from the coding sequence ATGGTCAAACAGCAGCACGACAACGCAAAATGGTTTGGATACGTCCGGGTATCGACTCGCAAGCAGTCGACCGATCAACAGTTCGATGCTCTCCTCGCGGCGGGTGTCCCGCTCGCGAACGTCTACGGTGACGTGCGATCGGGCGCGAACTGGGATCGCGAGGGCCTCGACGCTCTCCGCAAGGTTCTCCGACGCGGCGACACGCTCGTCGTCGTCGCGCTCGATCGACTCGGGCGCTCGCTCTCGGCGATGGTGAAACTCCTGGACTGGATCGTTGCTGAGGGAATCGAACTCCGATCACTCCGCGAAGGGATCGACCTCTCAACGCCTACCGGACGGATGCTCGCGGGCATCTTTGCGAGCCTCGCCGAGTACGAGAGGGAACTCATCATCGAACGCGCCGACGCTGCCCGCGAGGCTGCTCGGGCCCGGGGCCTTCAGGTTGGGCGACCGAAGTCGACGACGGGCTCGCAACTCGACAAGGCGCGGGCGCTCCTCGGCGCAGGGTGGAGCCGCTCGCAGGTAGCGAAGGAACTCGGGATTAGCCGAGCGACGCTCTACCGGGAGATCCCCGCGGAGAGTGCCTGA
- a CDS encoding tyrosine-type recombinase/integrase, with protein sequence MEIKEGRRDFGCIRQVASSARWQASYPNPQDKSRRINGPTTYAKKDRAEAWLNDERRSIEMGTWKDPKQRAIDSKTLSEYGRDWLKDHPVRESTRALYRDRLEDHVYPHLGNRRLNSLTTSDIRVWHRSRKRVAAQRSLETAYTALSAMLSTAVEDEIIDRNPCSIRGVYSTIPKRPTRAVTATELRLIAESMPPGYEAAILIAGWCGLRWGEVVALRRCDVNLQDGVLMVYQAFSVQRGPRETGAPRVGRSHSPAIFVRGNVKTDGSIRDVEIPPHVVPALTHHLNSHVGQSLDALLFPSVRSKKKSSDMPKKYPVSGSTFHKWFKRALKEAGVADMRFHELRHTAATLAMQTGQASGFDVMARLGHKSPRTAAIYQHSTGTRQRGIANALSASALREDPGLKR encoded by the coding sequence ATGGAGATCAAGGAAGGGCGCCGCGATTTCGGTTGCATCCGACAGGTGGCCTCTTCGGCGCGCTGGCAGGCGAGTTACCCGAACCCGCAGGACAAGAGCCGTCGCATCAACGGCCCCACAACCTACGCGAAGAAGGACCGCGCCGAGGCGTGGCTCAACGACGAGCGGCGCTCGATAGAGATGGGGACTTGGAAGGACCCAAAGCAACGCGCGATCGACTCGAAAACCCTTAGCGAGTACGGTCGCGACTGGCTCAAGGACCACCCGGTAAGGGAGTCAACACGCGCTCTCTACCGGGACCGCCTCGAAGACCATGTATATCCGCACCTCGGCAACCGGCGGTTGAACAGCCTGACTACTTCCGATATTCGTGTGTGGCACCGAAGTCGCAAACGTGTAGCCGCTCAGAGGTCTCTTGAGACCGCCTATACAGCGCTGAGTGCCATGCTTTCGACGGCCGTCGAGGACGAGATCATCGATCGCAACCCCTGTTCAATCAGGGGCGTCTACAGCACCATCCCAAAGAGACCGACCCGCGCCGTGACCGCCACTGAACTGCGACTGATCGCTGAATCGATGCCACCGGGTTATGAGGCCGCCATCTTGATCGCCGGGTGGTGTGGACTTCGTTGGGGCGAGGTTGTCGCGCTCCGGCGGTGCGACGTTAACCTCCAGGATGGCGTGCTCATGGTCTACCAAGCGTTCAGTGTTCAGCGTGGCCCCCGGGAAACCGGTGCGCCCCGCGTTGGTCGGTCCCACTCCCCAGCCATCTTCGTGCGGGGTAACGTCAAGACTGACGGGTCCATTCGGGACGTCGAGATTCCCCCGCACGTCGTCCCAGCCCTCACACATCACCTCAATTCGCACGTGGGGCAAAGCCTTGACGCACTCCTCTTTCCCTCAGTCAGGTCAAAGAAGAAGTCCTCGGACATGCCCAAGAAGTACCCGGTGAGTGGATCGACCTTCCACAAGTGGTTCAAGAGAGCGCTCAAGGAAGCCGGCGTCGCCGACATGCGCTTCCATGAGTTGCGCCACACGGCTGCGACCCTTGCGATGCAGACGGGTCAAGCCTCCGGCTTCGATGTGATGGCACGGCTCGGGCACAAGTCCCCAAGAACGGCTGCCATATACCAGCATTCGACTGGCACGCGGCAACGAGGCATCGCGAACGCACTTAGTGCGTCCGCGCTGCGCGAGGACCCGGGCCTAAAGCGGTAG
- a CDS encoding glutaredoxin family protein, whose product MEPRVILYTRSGCHLCHDARQVLLEVCAEEGVGWAEIDIDAAGDPRVDAQSRARLSDLVPVVEVDGVQVGYWHIKEGNVRMALALGG is encoded by the coding sequence GTGGAACCAAGGGTTATTCTTTACACGCGCTCCGGCTGCCATTTGTGTCATGACGCACGTCAGGTATTGCTCGAGGTCTGTGCCGAAGAAGGCGTCGGTTGGGCGGAAATCGACATTGACGCCGCGGGCGACCCTCGCGTCGATGCTCAGTCGCGCGCGAGGCTGAGCGACCTCGTGCCCGTGGTGGAGGTCGACGGCGTCCAGGTGGGGTATTGGCACATCAAGGAAGGCAACGTGCGCATGGCGCTCGCGCTCGGCGGGTGA
- a CDS encoding Ltp family lipoprotein, with the protein MSEVPPAPMPAGWYPDMSDSGLSRWWDGTGWTPSTRPASVPPAPAAAETPAETDGQKNAVERAKNELDSAPCSRTLLIEVLESVGFTAADAEYGVDTLKVDWTEQAPKSAQYYIDFGSFAYSRSEIIELLESEGFTAADAEYGADTVKADRWNEQAAKRAKWLLGIESLSFSRSSLITQLEFVGFTTEQATYGVNETPLAAMAKEERAAPKRRDVGKLPSPNSQMICPHCHAQGQVSTSIVKRKQGISGGKATGAVLTLGWSLLATGLSQKVKGTQAKCGNCGAVWDF; encoded by the coding sequence ATGTCAGAAGTTCCGCCCGCCCCCATGCCAGCAGGCTGGTACCCGGACATGTCGGACTCCGGCCTGTCTCGTTGGTGGGATGGGACAGGGTGGACTCCGTCGACGAGACCGGCGAGCGTCCCACCCGCCCCAGCCGCCGCCGAGACCCCCGCTGAAACGGACGGGCAGAAGAACGCCGTCGAGAGAGCCAAGAACGAACTTGATTCCGCGCCGTGCTCCCGCACCCTACTCATCGAGGTGTTGGAGAGCGTGGGCTTCACCGCCGCTGACGCGGAGTATGGCGTCGACACTTTGAAAGTGGACTGGACCGAGCAGGCGCCAAAGAGTGCCCAGTACTACATCGACTTCGGTTCCTTCGCGTACTCCCGCTCCGAAATCATCGAGTTGTTGGAGTCCGAGGGGTTCACCGCCGCTGACGCGGAGTATGGCGCCGACACCGTGAAGGCGGACCGCTGGAACGAGCAGGCGGCGAAGCGCGCCAAGTGGTTGCTCGGAATCGAATCGTTGTCTTTCTCCCGCTCTAGCCTCATCACACAATTGGAGTTCGTGGGGTTCACGACCGAGCAGGCAACCTATGGGGTCAACGAGACCCCCCTCGCCGCTATGGCGAAGGAGGAACGCGCAGCACCGAAACGTCGTGACGTGGGCAAACTTCCGAGCCCTAACTCGCAGATGATCTGCCCGCATTGCCACGCACAAGGGCAGGTGTCTACCTCGATCGTCAAGCGCAAGCAGGGCATCAGCGGAGGCAAAGCAACCGGTGCTGTCTTGACTTTGGGGTGGTCACTCCTTGCCACAGGACTGTCGCAGAAGGTCAAGGGCACTCAGGCAAAGTGCGGGAATTGTGGCGCGGTTTGGGACTTCTAG